One window of the Dendropsophus ebraccatus isolate aDenEbr1 chromosome 12, aDenEbr1.pat, whole genome shotgun sequence genome contains the following:
- the LOC138769540 gene encoding nicotinamide N-methyltransferase-like, which yields MANTSHKSYFDEEHNPKDLLESHFSQEDVEIIDETMKEPAKRLHEVFSSGLVKGKTLLNVSIGSMVYPLISASNFFSDIYVIDTTDASVNHFKQWLKKGDEATDWSFVFKLVCQLEGNPAGWKEKEEQVRRAIKRVDLYNPFDSACTDSVVLPQLDCVIMVFLLQVICKTKEDFRKNLKTFTSWLKIGGHLVSLFAINMTFYRVGEQKFSSLTMDEKFMREELANAGFEIVKEEILPTSIETDLVDYKNFYFSVVRKVRNP from the exons ATGGCGAACACCAGTCATAAGTCTTATTTCGATGAGGAGCACAATCCCAAAGATCTTTTAGAGTCTCACTTTTCCCAGGAAGATGTCGAAATCATAGACGAAACCATGAAGGAGCCTGCAAAACGACTGCATGAAGTGTTTTCTTCAG GACTGGTAAAAGGAAAGACATTGCTGAATGTGAGCATTGGGTCGATGGTCTACCCGCTCATCTCGGCCAGCAATTTCTTCAGTGATATCTATGTCATAGACACCACAGACGCCAGTGTCAACCACTTCAAGcaatggctgaagaagggagATGAAGCCACAGATTGGTCATTCGTTTTCAAATTAGTTTGTCAACTGGAAGGCAACCC AGCCGGgtggaaagaaaaagaagagcAAGTGAGAAGAGCGATTAAAAGAGTCGATTTGTACAATCCATTTGATAGCGCTTGTACAGATTCAGTGGTCCTCCCTCAACTGGATTGTGTGATCATGGTATTCTTGCTACAAGTCATCTGTAAAACTAAGGAGGATTTCAGAAAGAACCTGAAGACCTTCACATCCTGGCTGAAAATCGGTGGCCATCTGGTCTCCTTATTTGCGATCAATATGACCTTTTATCGGGTGGGCGAGCAAAAGTTCTCATCACTGACAATGGATGAGAAGTTTATGAGAGAGGAGCTGGCTAATGCTGGCTTTGAGATTGTGAAGGAGGAGATCTTACCCACCTCAATAGAGACTGATCTAGTTGACTATAAGAATTTCTACTTCTCAGTAGTCCGGAAGGTGAGAAACCCTTAA